A segment of the Eleutherodactylus coqui strain aEleCoq1 chromosome 6, aEleCoq1.hap1, whole genome shotgun sequence genome:
GTCAATTAACTGCCTTGTGATGTACCCTTGGCCGAGGCTCAGTGGAAATAATACACAAGCAAGAAATTACATTAATTGCTTAGCTGTACAAATTGTATGTCCAAAAGCAGATTTCTCACCCAATTCATGATATGAAGCATATTCAGGTGTACTTGCTCATATTTGTTACCACTTAAACGTCTGTCCGCATAGACTTGGTCTCCATGAAGAAAACTACAAAGTACACCTTCCTGGAGTTTTGTGTTCAGAaactttttttcaaaactttGTCTGGATTGGCTTAGTTTTGAAAAGAGTTTTAAAATTAGCCTTCCAATTTTACTTTAGCTTGCATTGGAATTATTGTTATGTTATAAATCTACATATTACTACGAATAGAATGATACCTTGCACATCTTCATACGCAGGATAGTTTCTGCTATATGAATTATCAAAAATGATGGTTTTTGGTGACTTTTGGAAAATTGCGCTCCTTGTATTTCCTGACCCATCGGTCTGAAAACTGagaattttatttttctacattCCAGTAACAAACAAATGTGCAAAGTTTTGTAAGAATCAGAGGTGGCCCTGTGTTGCCCCTTAAGTGATTTTGTCCTGGAATGATCCACCTACAAATAAGCCAAAAGTTTGCACCATAGAAACCTATGGAGCACAAAGTAGAAATGAAGTGAATGATTAGTGAACATCCATACTGACTTGTAGCTTTCCTTCCTTACATGAAGGGGATGTGTAGGATTGAAGACTGTAAGTGTAGCCGTCACCCCCAACGGCTATGCAGATGCGGTGTATGGCAACAGGTTTGTTATGCCGGAGGAAAGAACTATGAAATTTGTTGACTTTCTGGACATTGTAGAGAAGAGAACAACTTCCCCAGGTGTCTTCTACATCCAGAAACAATGCTCAAACCTCACCGAAGAGTTTCCAGAACTGATTGGAGATGTGGAGAGTCATATTCTATGGATGAGTGAAGCACTAggtaaaatatataatatattttttatggTCTAGTGAGTGGAGATTCCCTTGACTTGAGTTTGGATGTGTTGAGAAAATTAGAAACACCAACTTTTAAGCTCATGAGGAGCTACTATGACTCGAGTGTTCTGCATTCAATAAGCCAGTGGCCCTCCAGTAGTTTTTGAAACTTTACCTACAACCCTTTGTTAGGAGTTGTAGTTCGATAGCAGCTGGGAGCCATACGTTAGAGGTCACTAATATAAGGAAACTCTGGTGGTGATGTCCGTTATAGGAGGAGCAGCACTGTCCTAATGTGATTACTGCTAAAACTTGCGTTTCTAAGTTGAAAACACTAAATTTTGAGCAAGGGAGACTGtaattagttttttgttttgttttttgcaaatCACATAAATGAGCAACacacaaaaaatacaatttatgaaataatgtaaccaattaaaaaaaaaagataatttaaaaagcactcatgtatATTTCCCTATATTAGCCAAAATTCATTTTATTAAATACAAAAACTAGCCCACAAAAGAACAAGCAGTTGaagttaaaaacatttaaaatgcagaaaacagactttaggctgggttcacacagggcgcgaTTCCCGTCGGAAagctcgtggtttggccgcagcaaaaaccgtgagaattccgctgggagaaccgccgcggtttaagctgcggcggctttgaagcggctcggccatagaggagagcgcggccgcgacgtaaataaacaaaaaaggaaaggtaaatagacatgcttaatcttttaaaaccgcggctgcggccgccgcagccgcggcttcaaccggatttaccgcagcggattagccgtcccgtgtggacgagatttctgagaaatctcatccacatggctggctaatcctgagattagcggccgcgggcggatctgctgcggcaaatccgccctgtgggaacccagccttaggcttctAGGAAAGACAGAGACCCCCACGTGGATTGAAATTATTAGGTGGATATGAAACACGTCAGTAGAGCataatacagtgtttccccgaaaataagacctaccccaattatgagccctaccctgatttttttattttttttaattttttttaaggattTGGGGTGGgggtgtttgaaatataagccctttcccgaaaataagccctggttgcactacataaaaaacaaaaatactcaGATTGCAGGCTCCGTCAGTCTTTCGCTGCTCTCCAGGCACTCCGGCAGTCTTCCGTGTTGTCCTTGGCAGtgacagagcattctcttcctggtaacatggGTTAAGTACCCTGCAGTGAGAGGGACTGGGACAGCGCCTGCTAGCTAAGCATTAAGACCCACCCACGcccgaaaataaaacactgtgcctcttttggggcaaaaatgtatataagacagtgtcttattttcagggaaacacggtacgtCACTAACTACAAAATAGAATAAAAGTGGCAAAATAAGGCTTAGAATACAATATCAGACAATGTTAAAGAAGGTAAGTAGAACAAAAAAGCTGCAGCAGTGAAAAGTAATGAAATTTGCTCCTATCGCCGCTAATCCGGCTTCATCAGCTatctgtatttttcgttatgtaATTTAATTTTGATCATTGCAAAAATATACTTGTTTTATATTGGAACAGGGAAGCGTCCCGATGCTGTGAACTTCTGGCTGGGAGAATCTGCAGCAGTAACATCCTGTGAGTAGACATGCATTAGTGCTGGTAAAGGGGACTTCTGAGTTTCTTCTCTGGTATTAAACCCTGCTGACCATGGCTGAAAATAATTTTACAATGTCGATACTTCCCAGGTCCGCACATGTCCAGCGCCACAGCTACATTCTCGATGCCAGGTCTATGTTAGCGGGCTGTTGCAGCCAATCGGAAAAGTCCAGCCTCATCCAGTGTAAAATATAAAAGCAAAGCTTTATTTCATGAGTTTAGAGATGGTAAGATCAGGACATCCTGGTTGGCCGAGTCGTTTCAAACTCGTTGTACATGGACAGCAGCACACTGACTGACGCATTCTAGTATAGGGCtattcagacatgcgtttttACACATACCATGGtccatataaaaaaagaaaattgcagtATGTACTATTCTGCTCTGATTTCTTGGATGACTGTCACACATTCAGGTAGAAAAAGAGGAATGATCAGCATtccaaaaaaaaagatatatccgGACAAAAGGGCCATTTTTTTGCAGCCTGAAATCTGCCAAACttatcttaaaggagttgtctgagaaataaaaaaaaaaaagaatagtgaAGAAACCCAGTGTTTTCAGTagtataaatataaataaataaaagtatgcAGGAatcttaaggccggcttcacacgagcgtgacgggctccgcagcggaatattccgcagtgaagcccatcacggcgcccccccagagaccccatacttaccagcggaagatagcatgaagacgcttccccgcccaccgccgtcgcgtcatatgacacgcccaccgcgtcacatgacgcggccggccgtgtcacgtgacgcgccggccgcgtcatatgacgcggtaggcgggaaagcgttttcacgctatcttccgctgtgttacagcgggagatagcgtgaacggacggcttccattgactgcaatggaagccgtcagcgcgtacacccgcggcaaatagagcatgccgcgggtgaggacgggagatttcacggtgcggaattctgcggtggaattccgcatcgtgagcattgtgctattaggttcaatagaacctagtagcagcgggcaacgcagcggatttttgccgcgaatttacgcggcgtaaatccgttcgtgggaaggaggcctaactgtttCATTTAGGGGACCATGACTGGGGAATGGAAATGGCAGGTAAACACAGAACTCCTGCTTGGATGTATCATGTCAGAACAGAGAGCTGAGCTTCTATTCAAGCTCTGCTTGATCATCTTCCTGGCAGTAATGGTTCCCTCCACTAGTAACCCCTGTGATGGAGGACAAACTACAGTAGTATGTATTATCACTGCTGCGGTAAAATGTCTGCTGTGTCAGTGAGCCGGAGGAACACAAAGCTTTTACATGTGAAGAGGCAGAGAGCACCGAGGAGGCCGGCTGCTGTGAAGGAGGTGTCTGCTAgtagaggagcagcagcgctggTATCTCCGCACTGATAACGCCACACACTACTGCTTGTCTTCTTTCACTGGGTTTACTAGTGCAGAGAATCATTACTGACAGGCAGCGGAGCAAGGAGAGCTTAGATAGGTCTTCAGCACTCTCTTCTGATGCCACTCCTCTGTGTTTAGCAGCCATTTTCAGTACCCAATGATGGTCACCCTAGACAAAATAAGTAGTTAGAAATAGCTAAAGATATTCAGGGATCAATTCATACTACTGAATATGATGTAtcactttttttctatttctcagaccacccctttaactctttccagtccaattttggattcagggttacctaaaaggctttctcttttttgctgttgtacaacggtgccatctgctggctaaagccagtgtgtgtgcaccaaataggctccgacagcagagtggctggcaacagacggtaagaataccttgtcgggtgtcttctgacattgcagctgtacaagcatcaatcagaatgtaggaagatgtcagacagtggattggaaagggttaataaggccttaggctgaattcatgcacagcagatttgttgcagaaatttctgcaattcAAATTTAGTTTTACTCATCCGAATAGGTCTATTATGAGCAAATGGATTTCTGCACACCGCATCCAGACAAATATAACAGCTtcagacatttctgcaacaaatctgcctcaTAGGCATTCACCCTTTGGGGCTCTGTGAAACAACCATGTTCTAGTTTAGTCGGGTCCAGCTACTGGGTCGACTTCCAATCTCTTGAATGACTGGTTTCCATTCCCTGTTCTGGGTGGAGAATTGTGAACTACCTGAGAGATCCTGCTCCATTGTATCAgatgcattttaaaaaatgtgaattaGTTTCATTACATTTCTCACTTCAGATGGATACACAACAGCAATGTCTGATTCAAGTGGAGGCCATACATTTTGGATTTATCCAGTCACTTATTTCTTttgacaaaacagaaaaaaaaacctggccATCCGCGTTCTACTATTTTTGACATTAGTAAATTAGCATATTTCCTGAAAGTGATTCTGTGGCTGAGGTCGTGTCATTTTCTTACAGTGCATAAAGATCACTATGAGAACCTGTACTGCGTCATTTCAGGAGAGAAGCATTTTATTCTTCACCCACCAAGTGACCGCCCTTTTATACCGTATGGTACGTTTAGTTTAAACATGTATGTCAGTCTACATAGAATTATGATTCTTCTGTATGCTACAGTATTTTACTAGACTTTGTATGCTGTACTTTACATTTCTAAATGACTGTCATCATACTGTTATTCAATAAGAAGTAGTCCGTGactataaggccggtttcacacaggcgtaagcacATTTGCACACGCCTGAGCGCTGTGTTTTTGCAAAAtgtacagtgatttttttttgcgcgcacatcggcatattttactgtcctttttgcaCTCGCATATTCATTGGCGCATGGCAAGCAAACGCACTgtgtcctctcagccttcttttttttgcaagctaaacatttccagatcctttaaccgttcctcataggacatgatttgcagaccgctcactatcttggtaactcttctctgaacttgctccagtttgtcgaaaCTGTTGGAACTAttcgtgcttgtcggatgatcaagcaatcctgtctactggtggtctatcgggggtcctgagcccagtcgccttgtgtgtcctcacccATCCACTAgtcctaacagtccggtcagaacGGCCTGGGTGGCAGCAATccgtcaatacaaccatccagcttctcacatcccaataatgcaccccctctcaaactctgtcaaccaggtgaaatctcttctctacatcgtagagacgtctagtggtcaacaagctctacacaagtggaagaagaggtcactgcacacaaggagcctctgagagcctttataggccaagggggaaccacttgtagggcctcaggtagcaagaccgttcatctaatcaccacaactctaatcatttacatatctgagatggaactgcaggacaagttttgctacaaaatgacaacttcttctaggggcgtgatttgttttagttttttttttctcaaagaattAATAACTTTTTGTATGGCCTCACCTGCTGTTTCTCATAATGAATACATGACTGTAACCTCACTAgttttgtatttatgttttaGAAACATATCAGCCGGCCACATATAAAGTTAATGAAGACGGGACATTTGATGTTATAGACCAGGAGTCTGTAGACAAGGTAAATCCTAGATGTCTGTCTACCATTACATTACACTAGATCTATTTACCTCCAGGAGGTAATGGGACACATTCGGAAGGAGACCCCATCAAACGCTACTGGAgattacctttaaaaaaaaaatagctttcttCCGCTTTTGTAATTTTTGTCATTGCTCCCCAGCAACTATCAGCAGAACTGGTACCATGATGTTAGCCTTGTGCAATAATTTGCACATAGACACCATTGATATCTTTTCTGGCTACTCAGAAAATTCCCAATGGCTCCTGAATCAATGTAACTATTTCTTAATGTCGCTGCGATTCAGTCGTCATTCAGCATGGAGATCTTTCTAACGTTTTACTAGTAAGTCATTGTATTAACGGTGTATTAATGTATGATGGTTGGCAGTGTCTTGTTCTTCCTTAGGTACCTTGGATTCCTGTTGACCCGTTGCAGCCAAATCTGAGTTTGTATCCAGAATATGGGGAAACACGGCCTCTGCATGTGACTGTGAAGGCCGGGGAAATGCTCTACCTCCCTTCTCTTTGGTTTCATCATGTGCGCCAGTCTCATGGTTGTATAGCAGGTGAGGCATTCTATATGTACAAGTGAAGCATATAGAGCGCTCAAACTTTAGTTTTGGAGTCAGCTGTCctgttttgttctttttctctCCTGTCTAAAGTCATCTGGCAAGTTGCAGAACTTGTTGGCAATTGGAGAACATATAAGGGTGTAGTCACATGTGGAAGATACGACTTTTATGTGGCTGTCTCATTGATCAGAATGGGGCTTGCAGATATTTGTGCACAAGTTGCAGAAACAATCCGAGTCAGCTGTcaagatattttttttccatatacaagCATTTCTGCAGCATATCT
Coding sequences within it:
- the JMJD7 gene encoding bifunctional peptidase and (3S)-lysyl hydroxylase JMJD7, whose translation is MRRRMAADRGAVRRCLRDFSEEVRDLHGTDRVPYLEEPPSPLQFHRDWLSPNRPCVIRNAFNHWPALHKWSLDYLRGCVGLKTVSVAVTPNGYADAVYGNRFVMPEERTMKFVDFLDIVEKRTTSPGVFYIQKQCSNLTEEFPELIGDVESHILWMSEALGKRPDAVNFWLGESAAVTSLHKDHYENLYCVISGEKHFILHPPSDRPFIPYETYQPATYKVNEDGTFDVIDQESVDKVPWIPVDPLQPNLSLYPEYGETRPLHVTVKAGEMLYLPSLWFHHVRQSHGCIAVNYWYDMEYDIKYHYFQLLDSLTKAARSS